Below is a genomic region from bacterium.
ACTGTTTGCCGGAAGGGGGAGTTGCCGCGCGAGAGAGAGAAAATATCGGTGATTGTTCCTGTCTACAATGAAAAAGCCACATTCGTCCGCATGATGGAAGGGTTACTCCAAAAAGAACTGAAAAATGCAGACAAAGAAATCATCATTGTAGAAAGTAACTCCACAGATGGAACAAAAGAAGACGTGCGTAAGTTTGAGAATCGCGCGAATATTCGCGTACTTTATGAAGAAAGGCCTCGAGGTAAAGGGCATGCTGTACGGGCCGGAATCAAGGAAGCAACCGGGGAGATTATCCTGATCCAGGATGCCGATCTCGAATACGACGTCAATGACTATGACGAGCTGCTGGAGCCTTTGTTGAAGTATGAACGCATGTTTGTGCTTGGATCACGGCACACAGGACACTGGAAAATGCGTCAATTCGGTTCCAAAAAGTCTTTATCAGCCTATGTAAATTTCGGACACATTCTGTTTACAGGCCTGATTAATATTCTTCACGGATCCAAGTTAAGAGATCCCTTCACTATGTACAAAGTTTTCCGGAAGGACTGTTTGAACGGCTTGACACTGGAATCTGATGGTTTTGATCTTGACTGGGAAATTGTAATCAAACTGCTCAGAAAAAGATATTTTCCTCTTGAAGTCCCCGTTTCTTACAGGTCCCGATCCTTTGATGAAGGGAAGAAGATACATCTTCTGAAGGATCCACTTCGCGGATTGCGAGCCCTTGTCAGATACCGG
It encodes:
- a CDS encoding glycosyltransferase codes for the protein MDLAIDANSCQVCGNLKFELDTNSILLNCPRCDLLFVSATAKPVVQLVTQNYQLESLDVYLRELLLIGPAKGRMLLVGNDVDEFAGLAGQNGFNVDRVETLAFEFQPLNESRAQYDVVVLFNALEYSTNLNELFQQIRNSLVPAGLLFLVTPTTDAPNKLPHTSRHLFFFNRQNLHSLLLKSGFSKVLTFPENHRTGTMQTMTTVCRKGELPREREKISVIVPVYNEKATFVRMMEGLLQKELKNADKEIIIVESNSTDGTKEDVRKFENRANIRVLYEERPRGKGHAVRAGIKEATGEIILIQDADLEYDVNDYDELLEPLLKYERMFVLGSRHTGHWKMRQFGSKKSLSAYVNFGHILFTGLINILHGSKLRDPFTMYKVFRKDCLNGLTLESDGFDLDWEIVIKLLRKRYFPLEVPVSYRSRSFDEGKKIHLLKDPLRGLRALVRYRFCKFHLNPDF